A window of Cryptomeria japonica chromosome 3, Sugi_1.0, whole genome shotgun sequence contains these coding sequences:
- the LOC131045108 gene encoding uncharacterized protein LOC131045108, which produces MPPKKSDSLVWKYVTRDGNELFCKECKKPFKGSLTRARDHLLGISGGKGGGVSACPKMTAQMRAGLEREQSSSIVGMLKTTQKKQRIQEDVSRFTSISSSSSLPNASSSLPKATGASGESGTLKSFWKPVEKQQVDDALADLFYTSAIPFNVARNPHFRNAIQKVAEFGKGYTPPTSEAFKTTLLERSKDRVTEKLAEVKASWKVTVIDTMNQKKTSEYIFQILDEAIVEVGVENVVQVVTDSAANCVGAGKLIVEKYPQIYWSPCAAHCLDLLLHDLAKFPWIHEAIHRGRAVANFIRNHRLTLSLYRQHASRELLRPCDTRFASFYITLKRVIEEKAALRLVVCSNEWESSALSKSAKGKNIEQIILSSNFWESGAKVLNICGPIVDRALNNVEAEYMEIWETVDSRWKMMHTPLHAAACYLEPKLFHIDRQADPEIMPGFYEAISRFEQDRTIAGLIRDQSWKYKRAEGLFGIEAARDDMTRDEVPSYRWWMSYGAQNPELQRFAIRILSQGASSSASNDSTSSSQQQISEGMVTGVADEPEDDFVDDELGSDTDDYDATAATQPCALDDLELF; this is translated from the exons ATGCCTCCTAAAAAATCAGATTCTCTAGTATGGAAATATGTGACACGTGATGGTAATGAGCTCTTTTGTAAGGAATGTAAGAAAcctttcaaaggaagtttaacaaggGCAAGAGACCACTTACTTGGAATCAGTGGGGGTAAAGGAGGAGGTGTTAGTGCATGTCCAAAAATGACTGCACAAATGAGAGCTGGTTTAGAAAGAGAACAGTCCTCTTCGATTGTAGGAATGCTCAAGACGacacaaaaaaaacaaagaatTCAAGAGGATGTGTCCAGGTTCAcatctatctcttcctcttccaGTTTACCCAATGCCTCTTCCAGTTTACCTAAGGCCACAGGTGCATCAGGAGAAAGTGGAACACTGAAAAGCTTTTGGAAACCGGTAGAGAAACAACAAGTGGATGATGCATTGGCTGATTTGTTTTATACAAGTGCCATTCCATTCAACGTGGCAAGAAATCCTCATTTCCGTAATGCAATTCAGAAAGttgcagagtttggcaaagggtacacacctCCAACTTCAGAGGCTTTCAAAACAACTCTTTTAGagaggtcaaaagatagagtgacAGAAAAGTTAGCTGAGGTCAAAGCTTCTTGGAAAGTAACAG TGATTGACACCATGAACCAGAAGAAAACTTCAGAATATATTTTTCAGATACTAGATGAAGCCATTGTTGAAGTAGGGGTGGAAAATGTGGTTCAGGTGGTTACTGATAGTGCAGCGAATTGTGTGGGTGCTGGGAAGCTGATTGTAGAGAAGTACCCACAGatatattggagcccatgtgcaGCCCATTGTCTAGATTTGCTACTTCATGACTTGGCAAAATTCCCATGGATACATGAAGCAATCCATAGAGGAAGAGCAGTGGCAAATTTCATTAGAAACCACCGTCTCACATTGAGTCTATACAGGCAACATGCATCTAGGGAGTTGTTGAGGCCTTGTGACACAAGGTTTGcttcattttatatcactttgaaaagagtgaTTGAAGAGAAAGCAGCTTTGAGATTGGTTGTttgttccaatgagtgggaaagTTCAGCACTTTCTAAAAGTGCTAAGgggaagaacatagagcaaatcatTTTGAGCAGCAACTTTTGGGAGAGTGGAGCAAAAGTTTTGAATATATGTGGACCAATTGTTGat CGAGCACTAAATAATGtagaagcagagtacatggagatttGGGAGACAGTTGATTCCAGATGGAAGATGATGCACACACCTTTGCATGCAGCAGCATGCTATTTGGAGCCTAAGTTATTTCATATTGATAGACAAGCTGATCCTGAAATCATGCCAGGGTTTTATGAAGCCATTAGCAGGTTTGAACAAGATAGAACAATTGCAGGTCTAATTAGAGACCAAAGTTGGAAATACAAGAGAGCAGAGGGGTTGTTTGGAATAGAAGCAGCCCGAGATGATATGACACGAGATGAGGTACCTAGCTATAGATGGTGGATGAGCTATGGAGCACAAAATCCTGAACTACAACGCTTTGCCATTCGAATATTGAGTCAGGGAGCCagttcatcagctt CAAATGACTCCACATCTTCTTCACAACAACAAATTTCAGAAGGCATGGTAACTGGAGTTGCAGATGAGCCTGAGGATGACTTTGTGGATGATGAATTGGGCAGTGATACTGATGATTATGATGCTACAGCAGCAACTCAGCCATGTGCTCTTGACGACCTGGAGCTTTTTTGA